A genomic region of Anas acuta chromosome 25, bAnaAcu1.1, whole genome shotgun sequence contains the following coding sequences:
- the LOC137844289 gene encoding leucine-rich repeat-containing protein 37A-like, translating to MCQPFRCRDFTGNSISSIEKQVWREYPWAEYLVLQDNDLRAVKRHSLEGLLLLKHLDLSCNKILSIEEHAFEPLPFLQLINLRGNLIMQIQNGTFQAWHGMQFLQNLILSHNPLSVINDTSFFQLPSVKYLDLSATQVTQLTLLTLLLTTVHLEKLKLPSDTACCLCQEKHTTETPCRTVQFHCEDLCTTSTPQCAAQTDSLAEAQAEVMKAVQSRKPTTSTVLSLKPKEPSFEDQETATLAVVLHPAGTDSDLSNPNDHISRTNSYSPQHLSRQEGKNSKELMLHSIQHMDWTSESDKRKLYFLAKALVAELKKKLHMVKSVVTVENTISHPPTPATYKISEQETASGWVQKLRDLGLNHAPLNPQEVAGRLNPTDNISVLRHHKRSILPSKHSLPLSPAEASHLSGSFEIQNYPYAVEQTKKTHYVEDAEDVKETSSRQGYLWAYKKHKQQDSPCLNKNNQLFYNVFHDVNPEEEPTPTKSKGEQRENTKQPFSSSLSVNKSRPAASSMLKNMAENEGSSVGENFLGTHQSTETHWKLPKEGFDSLIKRRSSDSPDNTLVQGDLFEIKVKHHLHLLVPDKALRTFIAQVARALRMDCSLPDVQLSCAKMVSKTGLLVKLLSKRPAGQGASSRTGWCLLQGNISTGMAQAGAAGRKLAGKWKAEHSSGKKLLLAISVSLIITINLMVICLIEVCSQKPAAASQPQTTSKSRIRWFFQKLLPLRWRKNTYDIREQGSHGSDRNKTKPQWLIDLYKPLDDQLKKALIELYEEESSEEEIFGKLELDRMSTAPEQGHDLMEMQLPGDLTPPPRNPAAPLNPLSAQKDALGGHVPGVPPSLAQQDRSRGAATDREPP from the exons ATGTGCCAACCATTTCGTTGCAGAGATTTCACTGGCAACTCTATTTCTTCCATTGAAAAGCAAGTGTGGAGAGAATACCCATGGGCTGAGTACTT AGTTCTCCAGGACAATGATCTGAGGGCAGTGAAGAGGCATTCGCTGGAGGGTTTGCTCCTGCTGAAGCACCT GGATTTATCCTGCAATAAAATCCTGTCGATTGAAGAACATGCTTTTGAGCCACTTCCTTTCTTGCAGCTTAT aaaCCTCCGTGGAAATCTCATCATGCAGATCCAGAATGGCACTTTCCAGGCATGGCATGGGATGCAGTTTTTACAGAATCT GATCCTAAGCCATAACCCCCTGTCTGTTATCAATGACACATCATTCTTTCAGCTGCCTTCAGTCAAATATCT AGACCTGAGTGCAACACAAGTGACTCAGCTGACATTACTCACACTCCTCCTGACAACAGTCCACTTGGAAAAGCT CAAACTGCCCAGTGATAcagcctgctgcctctgccaggaGAAACACACCACTGAAACCCCATGCAGGACCGTCCAGTTCCACTGTGAGGATCTGTGCACCACCAGCACTCCCCAGTGCG CAGCTCAGACAGATTCTCTGGCAGAGGCACAAGCAGAAGTAATGAAAGCAGTCCAATCCAGAAAACCAACCACCAGCACGGTGTTAAGCCTCAAGCCCAAGGAGCCTTCATTTGAAGACCAAGAAACTGCAACACTTGCAGTTGTCCTGCACCCAGCTGGCACTGACAGTGATCTCAGTAACCCAAATGATCACATTTCCAGAACAAACTCATATTCCCCTCAGCACCTCTCCAGGCAGGAAGGCAAAAACAGTAAGGAGCTGATGCTGCACAGCATTCAGCACATGGACTGGACCAGTGAAAGTGATAAGAGAAAACTCTATTTCCTAGCAAAAGCACTAGTGGCTGAGCTCAAGAAGAAGCTGCACATGGTTAAAAGTGTCGTGACTGTGGAAAACACCATCTCACACCCGCCGACACCTGCCACGTACAAAATCTCAGAGCAAGAGACAGCCTCAGGCTGGGTGCAAAAGCTGCGTGACTTAGGTTTGAACCATGCACCATTAAACCCCCAGGAAGTAGCTGGGAGGTTAAACCCCACCGACAACATCTCTGTCCTCAGACATCACAAAAGATCCATACTTCCTTCAAAACATTCCCTTCCACTCTCCCCAGCAGAGGCTTCTCATTTGTCTGGGTCTTTTGAGATACAAAATTACCCCTATGCTGTGGAACAGACCAAGAAAACTCATTATGTGGAGGATGCAGAAGATGTAAAGGAAACATCATCAAGGCAGGGCTATCTCTGGGCTTACAAAAAGCACAAGCAGCAGGATAGCCCAtgtctgaataaaaataatcagcttTTCTACAATGTGTTTCATGATGTGAATCCAGAAGAAGAGCCCACACCAACAAAAAGTAAaggagaacagagagaaaacacaaaacaacctTTTTCCTCTAGCCTGTCAGTTAACAAGAGTCGCCCCGCTGCAAGCAGCATGCTGAAGAACATGGCTGAAAACGAGGGCTCCTCTGTGGGTGAGAATTTCCTGGGCACCCATCAGAGCACAGAAACACACTGGAAGCTTCCAAAGGAAGGATTCGATTCCCTCATTAAACGAAGAAGCTCGGACAGCCCGGACAACACACTGGTTCAAGGAGACCTCTTTGAAATCAAGGTCAAGCATCACCTCCACTTGCTGGTCCCAGACAAAGCCCTGCGGACGTTCATCGCCCAGGTGGCGCGAGCCCTGAGGATGGACTGCAGCCTGCCTGATGTCCAGCTGTCCTGTGCGAAGATGGTGTCAAAGACAGGGCTGCTCGTAAAGCTGCTCAGCAAGAGgccagctgggcagggagcctCCTCTCGCACGGGCTGGTGTCTCCTGCAAGGGAACATCTCCACCGGCATGGCCCAGGctggtgcagcaggcaggaaacTCGCAGGGAAG tggaaagcagagcacagctctggCAAGAAGCTTCTGTTGGCGATATCGGTGTCCCTCATCATCACGATTAATCTCATGGTGATTTGTCTCATCGAG GTTTGCTCCCAAAAACCTGCAGCTGCTTCCCAACCGCAAACCACCAGTAAATCACGAATAAGATG gttcttTCAGAAACTCCTGCCGCTTAGATGGCGCAAGAACACGTATGACATTAGAGAGCAG GGCTCTCACGGATCGGATCGGAATAAAACCAAACCGCAGTGGCTTATAGACCTCTACAAACCTCTTGATGACCAACTGAAGAAGGCCTTAATTGAGCTGTATGAGGAAGAGTCCTCCGAGGAGGAGATTTTTGGCAAGCTTGAGCTAGA CAGGATGTCCACAGCACCCGAGCAGGGCCATGATCTCATGGAAATGCAGCTGCCTGGAGACCTGACGCCTCCGCCTCGCAACCCTGCTGCACCCCTAAACCCCCTCTCCGCCCAGAAGGACGCACTGGGAGGCCACGTGCCAGGGGTGCCCCCGAGCCTGGCCCAGCAGgacaggagcagaggggctgcgaCAGACAGGGAGCCCCCCTaa